In Pseudovibrio brasiliensis, one DNA window encodes the following:
- a CDS encoding DUF1330 domain-containing protein: MPKAYWIAHVTVTDAEAYADYTKAAPAAFQKYSARFLARGGKTEHLEGTAHPRNVVIEFDTMEQALACYHSPEYQQAKSHRDHVAFADIMIVEGME; this comes from the coding sequence ATGCCAAAAGCCTATTGGATTGCCCACGTCACAGTGACAGACGCAGAGGCTTATGCCGACTACACAAAGGCCGCCCCTGCTGCCTTCCAAAAATACAGCGCCCGCTTCCTCGCCCGCGGCGGCAAAACTGAACACCTGGAAGGCACCGCCCATCCCCGCAACGTGGTCATCGAATTCGACACCATGGAACAAGCCCTCGCATGCTACCACTCCCCCGAATACCAACAAGCCAAATCCCACCGAGACCACGTAGCTTTCGCGGATATTATGATTGTGGAGGGGATGGAGTAA
- a CDS encoding LLM class flavin-dependent oxidoreductase: protein MKFSLFIHLERISADESQQKLYDEFLQLCEIADKGGMHAIWTGEHHGMNFTIAPNPFINLVDLARRTENVRLGTGTVIAPFWHPIKLAGEAAMADIIMDGRLELGIARGAYSFEYERMMPGLDAWEAGQRMRELVPAVKKLWEGDYTHEGEYWQFPKTTSAPQPMQQPHPPIWVAARDPNSHDFAVANGCNVQVTPLWNGDDEVESLMERFNDACEKSPSVPRPKIMLLRHTYVGGDDADVQQGAEEINRFYNYFGAWFKNERPITQGLIEPLSDEDIAKHPFYSAEQMRTNNVIGTSEKVIERLKHYEDLGYDEYSFWIDSGMSFERKKASLERFINDVMPAFQKDA from the coding sequence ATGAAATTTTCACTATTCATCCATCTGGAACGTATTTCAGCAGACGAAAGCCAGCAAAAACTCTATGACGAGTTTCTGCAGCTCTGTGAGATCGCTGACAAAGGCGGCATGCATGCGATCTGGACTGGTGAACACCATGGCATGAACTTCACCATTGCGCCTAACCCTTTCATCAATCTTGTAGACTTGGCACGGCGGACTGAAAATGTACGTCTTGGAACTGGAACAGTCATCGCGCCCTTCTGGCATCCAATCAAGCTGGCTGGCGAAGCTGCTATGGCGGACATCATTATGGACGGCCGTCTTGAGCTGGGTATTGCTCGTGGTGCTTACAGCTTCGAATATGAGCGGATGATGCCAGGTCTTGATGCATGGGAAGCTGGTCAGCGTATGCGTGAACTGGTGCCTGCGGTCAAGAAGCTCTGGGAAGGCGACTATACCCATGAAGGTGAGTATTGGCAGTTCCCGAAAACCACCTCTGCGCCGCAGCCAATGCAGCAGCCACACCCGCCAATCTGGGTGGCGGCCCGCGATCCAAACTCCCATGACTTTGCAGTTGCAAACGGTTGTAACGTTCAGGTGACGCCGCTTTGGAACGGTGATGATGAAGTTGAAAGCCTCATGGAGCGCTTCAACGATGCTTGCGAGAAGAGCCCATCTGTTCCTCGTCCGAAGATCATGCTGCTGCGCCACACGTATGTTGGTGGAGATGATGCGGATGTTCAGCAGGGTGCTGAAGAGATCAACCGTTTCTACAACTACTTCGGTGCATGGTTTAAAAACGAGCGTCCAATCACACAGGGTCTCATTGAGCCGCTGAGTGACGAAGATATCGCGAAACATCCGTTCTACAGCGCAGAACAGATGCGCACCAACAACGTGATTGGCACCTCTGAGAAGGTTATCGAGCGCCTCAAGCACTACGAAGACCTTGGTTATGACGAGTACTCATTCTGGATTGATAGCGGCATGTCGTTTGAGCGTAAGAAGGCGTCTCTTGAACGCTTCATCAACGATGTAATGCCTGCTTTCCAAAAGGATGCATGA
- a CDS encoding amino acid synthesis family protein — translation MPAEIRKTLLHVEDTLIEGGKKAEVPLRMIAAVAVIKNPWAGHGFVEDLRPGIHDVAPDVGKLLTDMIINFAGSGEAVEGYGKAAVVGVNGEVEHASALIHTLQFGNFYREAVGAKTYLAFCNTRAGANAPIMIPLMDKNDGGRRSHYLTIQLAIPDAPAPDEIVIALGASLAGRPHHRIGDRYQDLKELGHDVDNPAAVTS, via the coding sequence ATGCCGGCAGAAATACGCAAGACGCTTCTTCATGTGGAAGACACGCTGATTGAGGGTGGCAAAAAAGCAGAGGTACCTTTGCGGATGATTGCTGCTGTAGCTGTCATCAAGAACCCATGGGCCGGACATGGCTTCGTTGAGGATCTTCGCCCGGGCATCCATGATGTTGCTCCGGATGTTGGCAAGCTGCTGACAGACATGATCATCAACTTTGCCGGTTCCGGTGAAGCGGTTGAAGGTTATGGTAAGGCGGCTGTTGTTGGTGTGAACGGTGAAGTGGAGCACGCTTCTGCACTCATTCACACATTGCAGTTTGGCAATTTTTACCGTGAAGCGGTTGGCGCTAAAACATATCTGGCGTTCTGCAACACTCGCGCTGGTGCCAATGCGCCGATCATGATTCCACTGATGGACAAGAACGATGGTGGACGTCGGTCTCACTACCTGACCATTCAGCTGGCTATTCCGGATGCTCCGGCCCCGGATGAGATCGTGATTGCACTGGGCGCTTCTTTGGCAGGTCGTCCGCACCACCGGATTGGTGATCGTTATCAGGACCTTAAGGAGCTGGGACATGACGTTGACAACCCTGCAGCTGTCACATCCTAA
- a CDS encoding NAD-dependent succinate-semialdehyde dehydrogenase — MDLKLNNPNLLQSGAYIDGGFVSRQKTFAVNNPSTGELIANVADCSREDVVDAINAAKVAQKAWGKRTGKERSQILRRWFDLLIENADDLAAILTAEMGKPLAESKGEILYGASFIEWFSEEAKRVYGDTIPGHQEDKRIMVIKQPVGVVGAITPWNFPNAMITRKAAPALAAGCAMIVKPADETPLSALALALLAEQAGIPKGVLSILPSTDAVAVGEELCSNEIVQKISFTGSTNVGRILMRQSADQIKKLSLELGGNAPFIVFNDADLDKAVEGALISKFRNAGQTCVCSNRIYVQDGVYDAFAKKLAEAVCNMKVGDGFEPGVTIGPLITDAAVEKVESHIRNALENGAKVVCGGGRSDKGGTFFQPTVLSDVTSKMEVAREETFGPLAPLFRFKEVDEAIEAANNTEFGLASYFYSNDLSTVYKVAEELEYGMVGVNTGLISTEVAPFGGVKQSGLGREGSKYGIEDYVEIKYICISV; from the coding sequence ATGGACCTGAAGCTCAACAACCCCAACCTGCTGCAATCCGGTGCTTATATTGATGGCGGCTTTGTTTCGCGCCAGAAGACGTTCGCGGTCAACAACCCTTCAACGGGAGAGCTGATTGCCAACGTAGCCGATTGCTCCCGCGAGGATGTTGTTGACGCCATCAACGCAGCGAAAGTCGCCCAAAAAGCATGGGGCAAGCGCACCGGCAAAGAGCGCTCACAGATCCTGCGCCGCTGGTTTGATCTTCTCATTGAAAATGCGGATGATCTTGCTGCCATCCTGACCGCAGAGATGGGCAAACCTTTGGCAGAGTCAAAAGGCGAGATCCTTTACGGCGCCAGCTTCATCGAGTGGTTCTCCGAGGAAGCCAAGCGCGTTTACGGCGATACTATTCCGGGTCATCAGGAAGACAAACGCATCATGGTGATCAAACAACCCGTTGGCGTTGTTGGTGCGATCACCCCATGGAACTTCCCGAATGCCATGATCACCCGCAAAGCCGCGCCAGCTCTGGCTGCTGGCTGTGCCATGATCGTGAAGCCTGCTGACGAAACTCCGCTGTCTGCTCTTGCTCTGGCCTTATTGGCCGAACAGGCAGGCATTCCAAAAGGCGTGCTGAGCATCTTGCCATCAACTGATGCGGTTGCAGTTGGCGAAGAGTTGTGCAGTAACGAAATTGTTCAGAAAATCAGTTTCACTGGCTCCACCAATGTGGGCCGCATCCTCATGCGCCAGAGCGCAGATCAGATCAAAAAGCTCTCACTGGAGCTTGGCGGCAATGCACCGTTTATCGTGTTTAACGATGCGGATCTGGACAAAGCAGTTGAAGGCGCTCTGATCTCCAAGTTCCGCAATGCCGGCCAGACCTGCGTCTGCTCCAACCGCATTTACGTGCAGGATGGTGTCTACGACGCTTTTGCCAAAAAACTGGCAGAAGCCGTGTGCAACATGAAGGTTGGTGATGGCTTCGAGCCTGGCGTCACCATTGGCCCGCTCATCACAGATGCAGCGGTTGAAAAGGTGGAATCCCACATCCGCAACGCGCTTGAAAATGGTGCAAAAGTTGTTTGCGGCGGCGGTCGCAGCGACAAAGGCGGTACTTTCTTCCAGCCAACAGTTCTGTCAGACGTCACCAGTAAAATGGAAGTGGCAAGAGAAGAAACCTTCGGCCCTCTGGCACCCCTGTTCCGCTTCAAGGAAGTTGATGAAGCCATTGAGGCCGCCAACAACACCGAGTTTGGTCTGGCCTCCTACTTCTACAGCAATGATCTATCCACGGTCTACAAAGTGGCAGAAGAGCTGGAGTACGGCATGGTTGGCGTGAACACCGGCCTGATCTCAACTGAAGTGGCACCATTTGGCGGCGTCAAGCAATCTGGCCTTGGCCGTGAAGGTTCCAAGTACGGCATCGAAGATTACGTCGAAATCAAATACATTTGCATCAGCGTTTAA
- a CDS encoding flavin reductase family protein: MTAMDPRSLRNAFGTFLTGVTVVTAHGADGEPLGFTANSFSSVSLDPPLLLVCLAKSSSNYDALTNASGFAVNILAETQKDVSNTFASRVEDRFATVDWKVGPNGAPVISDVAAWFDCSMHNVVDAGDHAILIGEVKAFDTGVANGLGYARGAYFTATQEISSIQVDSETIISALLERDGKLLFLEDDAGQLRLPSRTASKGTPTKELAALLEEAGIPSSVGFIYSVYEDESANAQHLAFHCSAGEGDSKVGSFLSLTDDVLARVKDTATQTMLTRFAREAQKGNFGIYFGNQESGEVRKIALGE, translated from the coding sequence ATGACAGCCATGGACCCACGGAGTTTGAGGAATGCGTTTGGGACATTCCTGACCGGCGTTACGGTAGTGACAGCCCATGGAGCAGATGGTGAGCCGCTTGGCTTTACCGCGAACTCCTTCTCAAGTGTCTCTCTGGACCCGCCATTGCTGCTGGTGTGTCTTGCAAAGAGTTCCAGCAATTATGATGCGCTGACAAATGCATCCGGTTTTGCCGTCAACATTCTGGCTGAGACCCAGAAGGATGTGTCCAACACCTTCGCAAGCCGCGTTGAAGACCGCTTTGCGACCGTGGACTGGAAGGTTGGTCCAAATGGCGCACCAGTCATCTCCGATGTGGCTGCATGGTTCGATTGCTCCATGCACAATGTTGTTGATGCAGGTGATCATGCGATCCTGATTGGTGAAGTAAAAGCGTTTGATACCGGCGTTGCCAATGGTCTGGGCTATGCCCGTGGCGCCTACTTTACGGCGACACAGGAAATCAGCTCCATTCAGGTGGACAGCGAGACCATCATCAGCGCGCTCTTGGAACGAGACGGCAAACTGCTGTTTCTTGAAGATGATGCTGGGCAACTGCGTTTGCCAAGTCGCACGGCCAGCAAAGGCACCCCTACAAAAGAACTTGCTGCGCTCCTGGAAGAAGCCGGGATTCCTTCTTCCGTTGGCTTTATCTACTCCGTTTATGAGGACGAGAGCGCAAATGCCCAGCATCTGGCCTTTCACTGCAGCGCTGGCGAGGGAGACAGCAAAGTTGGGAGCTTCCTGTCGCTGACGGACGATGTGCTGGCACGGGTGAAAGACACAGCAACGCAAACAATGCTCACCCGATTTGCGAGAGAGGCGCAAAAGGGCAACTTCGGCATTTATTTTGGAAATCAGGAAAGCGGCGAAGTGCGCAAAATCGCACTGGGAGAGTAA
- a CDS encoding ATP-binding cassette domain-containing protein, producing MLKLESCIIANGAFQLHADVSTEAGSRVAVIGPSGAGKSTLLEAIAGFRQISGGHVSWKGQDLTELAPGKRPIAMLFQDGNLFPHLAAEQNAALGLRPSGKLSKIEQARVSAALERVGLAGMAMRKPAELSGGQQSRVALARVLVQHRDLLLLDEPFAALGPALKAEMLDLVAELATETGTTLLMVSHDPQDARRITNQAMLVADGTVHPPAETTQLLDNPPTALKEYLG from the coding sequence ATGCTGAAGCTTGAGTCTTGCATAATCGCCAATGGCGCCTTTCAGCTGCACGCAGATGTCAGCACAGAAGCTGGTAGCCGTGTTGCCGTGATTGGCCCTTCAGGTGCAGGCAAATCAACCCTGCTGGAAGCGATTGCCGGTTTCCGCCAGATCTCTGGGGGGCACGTTTCATGGAAGGGGCAGGATCTGACAGAACTGGCACCGGGCAAGCGCCCAATCGCTATGTTGTTTCAGGATGGCAACCTCTTTCCGCACCTCGCAGCTGAGCAGAACGCAGCACTTGGTTTGCGCCCAAGCGGCAAGCTTTCAAAAATAGAGCAGGCTCGGGTTTCAGCTGCACTGGAGCGGGTTGGCCTTGCCGGGATGGCTATGCGCAAACCCGCTGAATTGTCTGGCGGCCAACAAAGCCGCGTTGCGCTCGCCCGTGTGCTCGTGCAACACCGTGATCTGCTTCTGCTTGATGAGCCCTTCGCAGCGCTCGGTCCTGCCTTGAAGGCCGAAATGCTGGATCTGGTTGCAGAGCTAGCAACTGAGACAGGCACCACCCTCCTGATGGTGAGCCACGACCCACAAGACGCCCGCCGCATCACCAACCAAGCCATGCTGGTTGCAGATGGCACCGTCCATCCCCCCGCCGAAACCACACAACTGCTGGACAATCCTCCAACAGCATTGAAGGAGTATTTGGGGTAG
- a CDS encoding BCCT family transporter — protein sequence MATDNKQAQGELSVAETGLFKGLHNGMSIAAKAMVAAFVVFTILNVDYAGQLYGAVRSWVETALSWYYISSVMIIFFICIGLMVSRFGSIRLGDDDARPEFSNFAWFAMLFSASVSIGIMFFGVAEPLFYFDNSAGWGYPNNPFADMAGHNEMNMDRAVDAVRVTNFHWGLHGWAIYTITGLCLAYFSFRKKLPLTFRSALYPILGERIYGPAGHAVDLLAVFGTVFGIATSMGLGVNQMAAGLNVLFGIDPGTLTQIGLVIGISIIATLSAVSGIGKGIRILSEWNIALTLILILFFALAGPSQWLASFFLTSVGDYMSHFLSMGFWTASEPGDVKWQGGWTMFYWGWWLSWAPFVGMFIARISRGRTIREFMFGAMLVPTVMAFLWITIFGGNALFIEMNAPGGVGTAGLIDTVNSWNLGGALYGTIEQMTSNGTISWLIAALTTFLLATWFITSSDSGTLVITTILSMGNAHPPKQHRVIWGVAQGVVAAALLVAGGLSALQTAAIAAALPISALVVLMAWGIVKSLMQDPSAIADEHKKLAPDGTTLDRELRA from the coding sequence ATGGCTACCGATAACAAGCAGGCTCAGGGAGAACTGAGTGTTGCTGAAACCGGTCTCTTTAAGGGGCTTCACAACGGAATGTCGATTGCGGCCAAAGCAATGGTCGCAGCATTCGTTGTGTTTACAATTCTGAACGTTGATTATGCTGGCCAGCTGTACGGGGCGGTACGCAGCTGGGTCGAGACAGCGCTGAGCTGGTACTACATCTCTTCAGTCATGATCATCTTCTTCATCTGTATCGGCCTGATGGTCAGCCGCTTTGGCTCCATTCGTCTGGGCGATGATGATGCACGTCCGGAATTCAGCAATTTCGCGTGGTTCGCAATGCTGTTTTCCGCAAGTGTATCTATCGGCATCATGTTCTTCGGCGTTGCAGAACCACTGTTCTACTTCGACAACTCCGCTGGCTGGGGCTACCCGAACAACCCGTTCGCGGATATGGCTGGCCACAATGAGATGAACATGGACCGCGCAGTGGATGCTGTGCGCGTAACCAACTTCCACTGGGGTCTGCATGGCTGGGCCATCTACACCATCACTGGTCTTTGCCTTGCGTACTTCTCATTCCGCAAAAAGCTGCCGCTGACGTTCCGCAGTGCTCTTTATCCGATCCTCGGCGAGCGCATTTACGGTCCTGCTGGTCACGCTGTTGATCTGCTGGCAGTTTTCGGCACCGTTTTCGGCATCGCGACCTCCATGGGCCTTGGCGTAAACCAGATGGCAGCCGGCCTGAACGTGCTGTTTGGCATTGATCCGGGCACGCTTACTCAGATTGGTCTGGTGATTGGTATCTCCATCATCGCAACGCTCTCTGCTGTTTCCGGCATTGGCAAAGGCATCCGTATCCTGTCTGAGTGGAACATCGCTCTGACGCTGATTTTGATCTTGTTCTTTGCACTCGCTGGTCCATCTCAGTGGCTTGCAAGCTTCTTCCTGACATCTGTCGGCGATTACATGTCTCACTTCCTATCCATGGGTTTCTGGACCGCAAGCGAGCCGGGTGACGTGAAATGGCAGGGCGGTTGGACCATGTTCTACTGGGGCTGGTGGCTGTCTTGGGCTCCATTTGTAGGCATGTTCATTGCTCGCATCAGCCGTGGCCGTACCATCCGTGAGTTCATGTTCGGCGCGATGCTGGTCCCAACTGTGATGGCTTTCCTCTGGATCACCATCTTCGGCGGCAACGCACTCTTCATCGAGATGAATGCTCCGGGCGGTGTAGGTACTGCAGGTCTGATCGATACTGTGAACAGCTGGAACCTTGGCGGCGCGCTCTATGGCACCATTGAGCAGATGACTTCTAACGGCACCATCAGCTGGCTGATCGCGGCACTGACCACCTTCCTGCTGGCCACATGGTTCATCACATCCTCTGACTCTGGCACTTTGGTGATTACCACCATCCTGTCCATGGGCAACGCACACCCACCAAAACAGCATCGCGTCATCTGGGGTGTTGCTCAGGGTGTTGTGGCTGCGGCATTGCTTGTTGCCGGTGGTCTGTCTGCCTTGCAAACAGCGGCAATCGCAGCAGCTCTGCCGATCAGTGCACTGGTTGTGTTGATGGCATGGGGCATCGTGAAATCCCTGATGCAGGACCCGAGTGCAATCGCAGATGAGCACAAAAAGCTGGCGCCGGATGGCACAACGCTTGATCGGGAACTACGAGCCTGA
- a CDS encoding alpha/beta fold hydrolase, whose protein sequence is MTLTTLQLSHPKGTVCYREVGEGEPLVLVHGVGMQDASWGPQVEFFAKTHRVIAVNMPGHGGSTALPQGSQLEDYVEWLHAVISALGFEQVNLAGHSMGALISGGYAATHPERVKRVALLNGVYRRTPEARSAVQARAKEIAQGNINIDGPLSRWFGNSDVELNAKEQVGNWLREVDPVGYAITYNAFAHGDATYADKWEEIRCPALLLTGDGDPNSTKEMAVDMAQAAQDGIVCIIEGHRHMVNLTAPEQVNAAMASWLKQPIRTNG, encoded by the coding sequence ATGACGTTGACAACCCTGCAGCTGTCACATCCTAAAGGTACCGTCTGCTACCGCGAAGTAGGCGAAGGCGAGCCACTCGTGCTGGTGCACGGTGTTGGCATGCAGGACGCCTCTTGGGGTCCGCAGGTCGAGTTCTTTGCCAAAACGCATCGCGTGATTGCTGTGAATATGCCAGGGCACGGAGGAAGCACTGCGCTTCCTCAAGGCTCTCAGCTGGAGGACTACGTAGAGTGGCTCCATGCTGTGATCAGCGCGCTGGGATTTGAGCAGGTAAACCTTGCGGGACACTCCATGGGCGCGTTGATCAGCGGTGGTTACGCAGCAACGCATCCAGAACGCGTAAAACGCGTTGCTTTGTTGAATGGCGTTTACCGCAGAACACCTGAGGCCCGCAGTGCTGTGCAGGCGCGGGCCAAGGAGATTGCGCAGGGCAATATCAACATCGATGGTCCGCTGAGCCGCTGGTTCGGGAACAGCGATGTTGAGTTGAACGCCAAAGAGCAGGTCGGCAACTGGCTGCGGGAGGTAGATCCGGTTGGATATGCGATCACTTACAATGCGTTTGCACATGGTGATGCAACCTATGCAGATAAATGGGAAGAGATCCGGTGTCCCGCTCTTTTGCTGACGGGCGATGGTGATCCGAACTCGACCAAGGAAATGGCCGTGGATATGGCGCAGGCTGCTCAGGACGGCATTGTCTGCATCATTGAAGGCCACCGTCACATGGTCAACCTGACGGCACCGGAACAAGTCAACGCCGCGATGGCGAGCTGGTTGAAACAACCAATAAGAACAAACGGATAG
- a CDS encoding GntR family transcriptional regulator — MIETANNPLKIERPTMTLRDMALEKMRAAIIAGHFQSGDRLVERPLCDQLGVSRSVVRETIRYLEAEGLVEILPNKGPIVAKLDWENAQQIYEIRMLLETSAAQKCAELAKDGDKKKLGKALGQLKSAYSSGETNDLFEATTLFYQCIFEISEQNVAWEVVQRLNGRISRLRAMTLGTRDRHEAGYKRMEKIYSAIESNDADAAAVAIKVHLTEAANIAKTLLTAELNKSEK; from the coding sequence ATGATCGAGACTGCAAATAATCCTTTGAAGATTGAGCGTCCTACAATGACGCTTCGCGATATGGCCCTTGAGAAAATGCGGGCTGCTATCATTGCCGGGCACTTCCAGTCAGGGGACCGTCTGGTGGAGCGCCCTCTGTGCGACCAGCTAGGCGTAAGTCGCTCAGTTGTAAGGGAAACCATCCGTTACCTTGAAGCTGAAGGGCTGGTGGAAATCCTGCCAAACAAGGGCCCAATCGTCGCAAAACTGGATTGGGAAAACGCGCAGCAGATCTATGAAATCCGCATGCTTTTGGAGACCAGCGCCGCACAGAAATGCGCAGAACTGGCCAAAGATGGGGATAAGAAAAAACTCGGCAAAGCCCTCGGTCAGCTCAAATCCGCGTACAGCAGCGGCGAGACCAATGATCTGTTTGAGGCAACAACTCTGTTCTATCAGTGTATTTTTGAGATCAGCGAACAAAACGTGGCATGGGAAGTTGTGCAGCGACTCAATGGTCGCATCAGCCGCCTACGTGCAATGACATTGGGAACCCGTGACCGTCATGAAGCAGGGTACAAGCGGATGGAAAAAATCTACTCCGCCATCGAATCTAATGATGCCGATGCAGCAGCCGTAGCCATCAAGGTGCACCTGACAGAAGCCGCCAACATCGCCAAAACCCTTCTGACTGCAGAGCTGAATAAGAGCGAAAAATAA
- a CDS encoding aldehyde dehydrogenase produces MKRFQHYIDGRFEEGSAQFQSLDPATGQLWAEMPEARTEDVNRAVAAAERAFFDPSWSGLTATQRGKLLYKLADLVEANAPKLAQLETQDTGKIIRETSAQVAYVADYYRYYAGLADKIEGAHLPIDKQDMEVWLRREPVGVVAAIVPWNNQLFLSAVKIGPALAAGCTLIVKASEEGPAPLLEFAKLIEEAGFPKGVVNIITGFGPECGQVLTSHPSVAHVAFTGGPETAKHIVRNSAENLASTSLELGGKSPFIVFEDADIDSAVNAQISGIFAATGQSCVAGSRLIIAKSIKDEFLARLKAKAEAVVIGHPQDMATEVGPLCSQRQRDHINAVIKASVDAGAKLLTGGADCERDGFYFPPTILDCSEVPNAPCVTTELFGPVLSVLTFETETEALQVANDTQFGLASGIFTKSLTRAHRMVKGIRSGIVWVNTYRAVSPVAPFGGQGLSGHGREGGLQAALDYTTIKTVWLRTSDDPIPDPFVMR; encoded by the coding sequence ATGAAACGCTTCCAGCACTATATCGATGGTCGTTTTGAAGAGGGTTCAGCACAGTTTCAAAGTCTGGACCCGGCAACCGGTCAGCTTTGGGCAGAAATGCCTGAGGCGCGGACAGAGGACGTCAATCGAGCGGTTGCTGCCGCTGAACGGGCTTTCTTTGATCCAAGCTGGAGCGGCCTGACCGCAACACAGCGCGGTAAGCTGCTCTACAAACTGGCAGATCTGGTTGAAGCCAATGCACCAAAACTGGCTCAGCTGGAAACGCAGGATACCGGCAAGATCATCCGCGAAACCTCTGCGCAAGTGGCGTATGTGGCGGACTACTATCGCTATTATGCTGGTCTGGCAGACAAGATTGAAGGCGCTCACCTTCCAATCGACAAGCAGGATATGGAAGTCTGGCTACGCCGTGAGCCTGTTGGTGTTGTGGCGGCGATTGTTCCATGGAACAACCAGCTCTTCCTGTCTGCAGTTAAGATTGGCCCGGCGCTTGCTGCTGGCTGTACACTGATTGTGAAAGCATCGGAAGAAGGTCCAGCACCACTTCTTGAGTTTGCCAAGCTGATTGAGGAAGCCGGCTTCCCGAAAGGCGTTGTCAACATCATCACCGGCTTTGGTCCGGAATGCGGTCAGGTGCTCACATCACACCCATCCGTTGCCCATGTTGCCTTCACTGGGGGCCCTGAAACCGCCAAGCATATCGTCCGCAACTCAGCAGAAAACCTTGCCAGCACTTCGCTGGAACTGGGCGGAAAGTCTCCGTTCATCGTGTTTGAAGATGCGGATATCGACAGTGCGGTCAATGCGCAGATCTCCGGCATCTTTGCAGCAACCGGGCAAAGCTGTGTTGCGGGTTCTCGTCTGATCATCGCAAAGAGCATCAAGGATGAGTTTCTCGCCCGTTTGAAGGCGAAAGCTGAAGCCGTTGTCATCGGCCATCCGCAGGATATGGCGACTGAGGTTGGACCTCTGTGCAGTCAACGTCAGCGTGATCACATCAACGCTGTGATCAAAGCTTCCGTGGATGCTGGTGCCAAGTTGCTGACAGGTGGCGCAGATTGTGAGCGGGACGGGTTCTACTTCCCGCCAACCATTCTGGATTGCTCAGAAGTGCCGAATGCCCCTTGTGTGACAACTGAGTTGTTTGGCCCGGTGCTTTCTGTCCTCACTTTTGAGACAGAGACTGAAGCTCTGCAGGTGGCAAACGACACCCAATTTGGTCTCGCATCAGGCATCTTCACGAAAAGCCTGACCCGTGCCCACCGCATGGTGAAGGGCATCCGCTCAGGCATCGTTTGGGTCAATACTTATCGCGCTGTTTCGCCAGTTGCTCCGTTTGGGGGGCAAGGCCTCTCCGGCCATGGCCGTGAAGGCGGACTGCAGGCGGCGCTGGATTACACGACAATCAAAACAGTCTGGTTGCGCACGTCAGATGATCCGATCCCGGATCCATTCGTGATGCGCTGA
- a CDS encoding glutathione S-transferase family protein gives MGLLQDGRWVDQWYDTSKAGGRFERKASQFRNWITSDGQPGPSGIGGFRAEAGRYHLYVSLACPWAHRTLIFRSLKGLEYMISLSVVHWHMAENGWTFEEGEGVQPDIVNHAEFMYQVYTAAQSDYSGRVTVPVLWDKENNTIVSNESSEIIRMFNSAFDDVGAKLGDYYPEALRTEIDALNDRIYTTVNNGVYKAGFATTQAAYEEALYPLFETLDWLESKLAQHRHLTGATITEADWRLFTTLVRFDPVYVGHFKCNLRRIQDYPNLSGYLRDLYQQPGIAETVNLHHIKAHYYTSHATINPTGIVPVGPEVDYSHSHDRAKLG, from the coding sequence ATGGGTTTGCTTCAGGATGGACGCTGGGTTGATCAGTGGTATGACACCTCTAAAGCGGGCGGACGATTTGAGCGCAAAGCATCTCAGTTTCGAAACTGGATCACCTCAGATGGTCAACCTGGCCCCAGTGGGATCGGTGGTTTTAGAGCAGAAGCGGGTCGTTATCACCTTTACGTTTCACTCGCATGCCCATGGGCTCACAGAACTCTGATCTTTCGAAGCCTCAAAGGCCTTGAGTATATGATTTCATTGTCCGTTGTCCATTGGCATATGGCTGAAAATGGATGGACCTTCGAAGAGGGCGAAGGCGTTCAGCCTGATATCGTCAATCATGCCGAGTTCATGTACCAGGTCTATACCGCAGCTCAATCAGACTACTCAGGCCGTGTGACTGTTCCCGTGCTATGGGACAAAGAGAACAACACGATTGTCTCCAACGAATCCTCTGAGATTATTCGGATGTTCAACTCAGCTTTTGATGATGTCGGGGCGAAATTAGGCGATTACTACCCTGAAGCTCTGAGAACCGAAATCGATGCATTGAATGACCGCATCTACACAACTGTCAATAATGGCGTTTACAAAGCTGGGTTCGCAACAACACAAGCGGCCTACGAGGAAGCTTTGTATCCTTTGTTCGAGACACTGGACTGGCTTGAAAGCAAGCTTGCGCAACATCGACATTTGACTGGCGCAACTATAACCGAGGCCGACTGGCGACTGTTTACAACGCTGGTTCGTTTTGATCCTGTCTATGTGGGACACTTTAAATGCAATCTGCGGCGGATACAGGATTACCCCAACTTATCCGGTTACCTTCGGGATCTTTACCAACAACCGGGTATCGCCGAAACCGTCAACCTCCACCACATCAAAGCCCACTACTACACCAGCCACGCAACAATAAACCCAACAGGCATAGTACCGGTTGGACCAGAGGTTGACTACAGTCATTCCCATGACAGGGCAAAACTTGGGTAG